The Vitis riparia cultivar Riparia Gloire de Montpellier isolate 1030 chromosome 3, EGFV_Vit.rip_1.0, whole genome shotgun sequence genome includes a region encoding these proteins:
- the LOC117911023 gene encoding uncharacterized protein LOC117911023 → MDDEKFFACWERFREIVAACPHHGFDNWMLVSYFYEGMSPPMKQLLETMCGGDFMNKNPDEAFQFLDYVAKVSRSWEEPIAKEPSKDRTMNKARASGVYTLPKGLDVQAKFATVMRRLDDLEAKGVQEVQIVNEGVTQLCLICKSTEHGVQSCPTLPTVQDMFTEQANALGTYKQYSSNSPYSNTYNPGWRNHPNLSWRGANNGQFQQQGNRFQGNQTNGQQGFQPQGMSSQNFQQQHQTSSSNSSLEDMMREFIQKQDKRNEYQNRINAQTSQELVDIRTTLSQPAEDCNAVITLRNGKEYEGPKLPVSEDIPARDEPTVEKNVRNEKAIEKYEEVIMRKDKMSVSNHLPFPSAMQRHKVGDKTLEILEVLKQVKINIPLLDMIKQVPAYAKFLKDLCTVKRRIKLSKKAFLTEQVSAIIKNKAMVKYKDPGCPTISIQIGDSFVERQLGLGELKATTIILSLADRSIKVPRGVVKDVLVQVEKFYYPVDFMVLDTEPLKNGVNYVPIILGRPFLATANALINCRNGLMQLSFGNMIVEMNVFNLCKQPMNHDDVKNEESCLIEALVQEHTEKLMEENIDEFFSTIVKEECVQVATKWKEKYTIQSLNSVENDEEAKRKRLRSENQS, encoded by the exons ATGGACgatgagaaattttttgcaTGCTGGGAAAGATTCAGGGAGATTGTTGCAGCATGCCCCCATCACGGATTTGACAACTGGATGCTAGTTTCGTATTTCTATGAAGGCATGTCACCACCAATGAAACAACTTctcgagactatgtgtggaggagatttcatgaataaaaacccCGATGAAGCATTTCAATTCCTTGATTATGTTGCCAAGGTATCTAGAAGTTGGGAAGAACCAATTGCCAAGGAACCATCTAAAGATAGAACAATGAACAAGGCAAGAGCTAGTGGAGTGTATACCTTACCAAAGGGTTTAGATGTCCAAGCAAAGTTTGCAACCGTTATGAGAAGGTTGGATGATTTGGAAGCCAAGGGAGTTCAAGAGGTACAAATAGTCAATGAGGGGGTAACTCAACTGTGCTTGATATGTAAGTCTACGGAACATGGTGTGCAATCTTGTCCCACTCTACCTACAGTGCAAGACATGTTTACGGAGCAAGCCAATGCCTTAGGGACATACAAGCAATATTCTAGCAATTCTCCATATTCCAACACTTATAATCCgggttggaggaatcatccaaatctatcATGGAGGGGAGCTAACAATGGCCAGTTTCAACAGCAAGGAAACCGATTTCAGGGTAATCAGACTAATGGGCAACAAGGTTTTCAACCACAAGGTATGTCATCTCAGAATTTTCAACAGCAACATCAAACCTCATCATCTAACTCAAGCCTGGAAGATATGATGAGAGAGTTTATACAGAAGCAAGACAAGCGTAATGAATATCAAAATAGGATAAATGCTCAAACATCTCAAGAACTAGTAGATATTCGAACCACTTTGAGCCAACCTGCT GAAGATTGCAATGCAGTTATCACACTCAGAAATGGGAAAGAATATGAAGGGCCCAAGTTACCTGTAAGTGAAGATATTCCTGCTAGAGATGAACCAACTGTGgagaaaaatgttagaaatgagaaagcgattgaaaaatatgaggaagtCATTATGAGAAAAGATAAAATGAGTGTTTCCAATCATTTGCCTTTCCCTTCAGCTATGCAGAGACACAAAGTAGGGGATAAGACTTTAGAGATTTTAGAAGTTTTGAAGCAAGTGAAGATCAACATTCCACtccttgatatgatcaagcaagttccTGCTTATGCAAAGTTCCTCAAAGACTTATGCACTGTGAAGAGAAGGATTAAATTAAGTAAGAAAGCATTCCTCACCGAGCAAGTCAGTGCCATCATTAAGAATAAGGCAAtggtgaagtacaaagatccaggtTGTCCTACCATCTCAATCCAGATTGGAGATTCATTCGTGGAAAGG caattgggattgGGAGAGCTTAAGGCTACTACCATTATACTCTCTTTAGCAGACCGTTCGATTAAAGTACCCAGAGGAGTAGTCAAAGATGTTTTGGTGCAAGTTGAAAAGTTCTACTACCCAGTGGACTTTATGGTGTTAGATACAGAACCATTGAAAAATGGTGTGAATTATGTTCCAATTATTCTTGGGAGACCCTTCCTTGCTACAGCCAATGCTCTCATTAACTGTCGAAATGGATTGATGCAGTTATCTTTTGGGAACATGATAGTGGAAATGAATGTCTTCAATTTATGCAAGCAACCGATGAACCATgatgatgtgaaaaatgaggaATCATGCCTTATAGAGGCTTTGGTGCAAGAACACACAGAaaagttaatggaagaaaatatagatGAATTTTTCTCTACAATCGTTAAGGAAGAATGTGTTCAAGTTGCtacaaaatggaaagaaaagtaTACAATTCAATCTTTGAACAGTGTTGAGAATGATGAAGAAGCAAAAAGGAAGAGGTTGAGATCAGAAAACCAGAGTTAA
- the LOC117911024 gene encoding uncharacterized protein LOC117911024, with amino-acid sequence MSSSMRRFLEAIDELDLRDFSLQGDPFTWSEGLNGQSMTKLNRFLVFEDQERHFSGMVQCTLPRPMYDHFLILLDGGRARRGPIPFHFENMWMKKEGFKELLKGWWQGFNFSRSYSFILAEKLKALKTNLKTWNNDVFGKVGVNKRLALDKVAFWVDQERLRVLSVWELKTRKKAREDFKKWALMEEIS; translated from the coding sequence ATGTCCTCATCTATGAGAAGATTTTTGGAGGCGATTGATGAGTTGGATTTGAGAGATTTTTCCCTCCAGGGGGACCCCTTTACTTGGAGTGAGGGGTTGAATGGTCAATCCATGACAAAACTGAATCGGTTTCTGGTCTTTGAGGATCAGGAAAGACATTTTAGTGGGATGGTGCAGTGTACTCTCCCAAGGCCGATGTATGATCATTTCCTAATTTTGTTAGATGGGGGTAGGGCGAGGAGAGGTCcaattccttttcattttgaaaatatgtggatGAAGAAGGAGGGGTTTAAGGAGTTGTTGAAAGGTTGGTGGCAAGGTTTCAATTTTAGTAGGTCCTATAGCTTTATCCTAGCAGAAAAGTTAAAGGCATTAAAAACCAATTTGAAGACCTGGAACAATGATGTGTTTGGGAAAGTGGGGGTTAACAAGAGGTTGGCTCTAGACAAAGTTGCTTTTTGGGTTGATCAGGAGCGGCTGAGAGTTTTATCGGTGTGGGAGTTAAAGACTAGAAAGAAGGCAAGGGAAGACTTCAAGAAGTGGGCGCTTATGGAGGAGATCTCCTag